CGCTGGCCCCGCCAGAAACCCCACCAGCGGCAGCTGGATTGCCAGCCGCGCCACCGGATCCCCTTCCCGCGCTGCGATCTCCTGCCATGGCAGGATCCCCAGCGATACTGTCGGGAAGGACATCGCAAACAGCAGCACAATGACGATGAGGGCCAGGGAGGTGCGGGGGATCACCGTCGCCGGCCGGATGGTCTCCTGCGCTGCCTGGGATACCGATTCCAGCCCCACATAGGAGATCACCGCAATGGAGACCCCGTACAGCAGCTGATGGAGGGAAGGGAACTGAGTCTGCCACTGGTGAAGGAACAGCTCCGGCCGCCAGGCGAAGGCGAAGCCGATCAAAATGATGCTGCTCTCCATCACCAGATCTAATGCCCCCAGCACCTCGTTGAACAGCGAGGATTCCCGAATCCCCTTGATATTGAGGAGGGCCAGCAGCAGGATCAGGACCAGTGTCTCCCCCAGCCAGATGAGGTTCACCTCATGAAACGGCCCCAGGTTTGTCTGGAACTCCCGGAACTGGGGGAAGAAGAAGTTGATGTAGCCGGCGGAGGCCATCGCGAACAACGCTACATCCACCGTGTAGTCCAGCATCAGGGCGGCCCCGGCCACCAAACCCCAGAAATCTCCCAGCCCACGCAAGGTGAAGTAGTGCCCTCCACCTGCCACAGGATAGGCCGCGGCCATCTCGGTGTAGGCCAGGCCGACCATGATGTAAACGATCCCCGCGATGAGGAAAGCCAGCGGGGTGGCTCCCTGGGCCGCCGCCATCACCAGACCGAGGGCCACATACACATCGGCCCCCACGTCCGCATAGCCCCAGGTGAAAGACCCCCAGACCGTCACCTCCCGCCGCAGCCCTACATGCTCCCGATGGATCCTCTGCTCCGCGACCATGGGCGGATGCTCCTTGCGCTCTCAATGGATACCCCCGGATCCGAAGCCGGGCCGAGCGGCTTTCGACATCCAGGATGCCTCCAACGGCCCCCGATTTTAATCGGGAAAGCGGAAGGCTGTCAAAAAGCGACCGGGGGATGGGGATCCTGATCCTTCTGGAAACCTAAGACTCCATAAACCCGCTATCATTCATTAGGGGCAGGATTTTGAGGCGGTTCCTCCTTCTGTTCGGGAGGCTTCTTCGAGGGGCGCGCTCATCGGGCGTGGGCCGCAGGGCCCACCGGGTGGAGACGCCGTGGCTTCCGATATTCCACAGCGGGGTTGGGACCCCATGCTCGCGCGATTGTTCAGCGGTGCGCTGATCGGATTGAACGGGGAGCTGGTGACGGTGGAGGTGGATGTCAGCCGGGGGCAGCCCGGCTTCACGATCGTCGGGCTACCTGACGCCGCGGTCCAGGAAGCGCGGGAACGGGTGCGCTCGGCGATCCGCTACGCCGGGCTCTCCTTTCCCCTCGCCCGCATCGTGGTCAATCTGGCCCCGGCGGACCTGCGGAAAGAGGGGCCTATTTATGATCTCCCGATCGCCCTGGGTGTGCTGATCGCTTCGGAGCAGCTTCCCTTTCATGCGCTGGAGGATGCGCTGGTGGTCGGGGAGCTGGGGCTGGACGGGACCGTGCGCCATGTGCCGGGGGCGCTGGTGATGGCCGCGCTGGCCCGGGATCGGGGCGCCCGGCGCCTCTTCGTTCCTGCGGCCGATGCGCCGGAGGCCGCCCTGGTGCCCGACCTCCAGATCTATCCGGTGACCAATTTGCAGGACCTCATCGCCCATCTCCTCGGGCAGAAGCCGATCCCCCCTCAGCCCCCCACGCCGCTGGACCGCTGGGTGGACCCGCCGCCGGCGGTGGATTTCGCCGAGATCAAAGGCCAGGAGCATGCCAAGCGGGCACTGGAGATCGCCGCGGCGGGCAACCATAATCTCCTGATGGTCGGCCCCCCGGGCACCGGAAAGACGCTGCTGGCCCGCGCGCTCCCCGGCATCCTCCCCCGCCTTTCGCTGGAGGAAGCGCTGGAGGTGACCCGGATTTACAGCGTGGCGGATCTGCTCTCCCCAGAGGCTCCGCTGATCCGCCAGCGGCCGTTCCGGGCTCCCCACCACACCATCAGCCACGCCGGTCTGGTCGGCGGCGGGCGTTTCCCGCGCCCGGGAGAGGTCTCCCTGGCCCATCGGGGCGTCTTATTCCTGGACGAATTGCCGGAGTTCGACCTGCGGGCGCTGGAGGTGCTGCGCCAGCCCCTGGAGGACAAGCGCGTAGTGATCAGCCGGGCCGCCGGGACCCTGGAGTTCCCCGCCGCTTTCATGCTGGTCGCCGCGATGAACCCATGCCCGTGCGGTTATTACGGGGATCCGCTGAAACCGTGCACCTGCTCCCCCTCCATGGTCGCTCGCTACCAGAAGCGCTTGAGCGGCCCCCTGCTGGATCGCATCGACATTCAAATCGAGGTGCCCCGCGTGGAGTTCGAGAAGCTCTCCGATGACCGGCGGGGGGAGCCCTCCGCCCAGATCCGGGAGCGGGTGGAACGCGCCCGGGCGATCCAGCAGGCGCGTTTCCACGGAACCGGGATCCTCTGCAACGCGGAGATGGGGCCCGGCCATATCCGGGCCTACTGTCGGATGGAGCCTCAGGCCCAGGCGCTGCTGAAAACGGCGATGCAGCAGCTCCATCTCTCCGCCCGCGCTTACCATCGCGTCTTGAAGGTCGCCCGCACGATCGCGGACCTGGAGGGCTCGGACCTGCTGCGCGCCCATCACCTGGCGGAAGCCCTCCAGTATCGATCCCGCTGGCCCATGGGCGGGTCTTATCCGTAAGCCCAGCGCCTGGGCATCGCCACAGCGATTCTGGGGCTTCGCATTGCCGGATCCGGCGAGGGAGGAGGCTCTCCCAGCGTCCTTCCTCCCTGTGCTCCGTGCCTCCGTGTGAAAACCCTTTCCGGCAGAGGATCCCGCGGCCATCGCGCCGGGCCGGAAACCGGCGCAGTTGCGGGAAGCCCGGTGGGCGCTTTATCTTCCAGAGTCAGCAAGCGCTCGGTGTGATCGCTCCGGAGCTCATTCGGAGCAAGGAACCGGTGGCGTTGCCGGGGTATCCGGATTTCTGGGGGAAACTCCGAAAGGCCCATCGGGAGCGTCGGACCCGTCTGGGGCTGGCGCTTCCCATCCGCGTGGATCGCATGCCCGCGCCGATGCTGCGGGTGGATGATCCGGTCTTCCCCTTCGGCCGGATCATGGTGGATACGGTGGGCGATGAGGTTTGCGCCTATGCCATCCCGGTGATGTCGTTCCTGGCCGAGGGGGCCGCGGGCATGGTGGCCATGGAGCGCCTCATCCGCTATCTGCCGGACGGCCTCCCGATCTTGCTGGATCTGCGGTGGCGGGATCCCGGATCCGCGGAACGCTGCGCACGGGCCGCTTTCGAGGTGTGGGGCGCGGACGGGGTGACGGTGGCGCCGGAGTTCCCGGCGGAGGCTGCCCACGCCTTCACCGCTTATCGAGGCGGGGCCATCTTCTGGTGGGTCGGTGAAGCGGGAGAGCTGCCCCAGGCCCGGCGCCACGCTCGGGACGCATGGGCGCGGGGGATCCCGGCCGGCCTGGCCCTCAGCGTCCTTATGGAGATCCCGGCTCATGAGCTCGAAGGCCTTCCCTGGATCGCGCTGGATGTCCCGCATCCGTCCGCGCTCTCCACGATGGCCTCCGCGCCGCCCCCGGCGGTGGTTTTCGTGGGGGAGCCGATCCTCTATGCCTCCCGGCGTATGGATTTCCAGGAAGCGGCGCGGGAGGCGGCGAAGCAGTGGCGGCAGGAAGTCGCCGCTCATTTCCCAGTGGATGAACCCTCCAGCCGTGTCTGCGGGTAGATCAGGAATCATTCGGAGGAGCCCGAGATGCCTCCATCCCCCTCCTCGGAATCCATCTCTGCGATCAAGCGGGCGTTGCGGGCCCGGTGGTTGGCGGAGCGGATGGCCCTTCCCCCGGAGGTGGTCGCCGCGGTCAGCGAGGCGATCCGGCGCTATATCGAAGCATGGCCCCCTTTCCACACGGCCCGCACGGTGCTCGCCTATATGGCGTTTCGGAACGAAATCGATCTGACGCCTCTCCTGGAGTCCCACCCGGAGAAGCGCTGGGCGTTGCCCCGCATCGCTGCCCCCGGGGAACTGGCCCTTCATCTTTATCATCCCGGCGCGCTCCAACGGCACCCCTATGGCATGCTGGAGCCTGCGCCGGAGTGCCCGATGGTGGATCCGGAGGAGATCGAGGTGGCTTTCATCCCCGGCGTGGCTTTCGACCGCCATGGGTTCCGGCTGGGTTATGGGGGAGGGTATTTCGATCGCCTGCTGCCCCACCTGAAAGGGCGGACGGTGGGGGTCACCTACGCCCGTTTCCTGATCGATGCCCTCCCTCACACCCCGGAGGATGGGCGGGTGCAATGGATCCTCACAGAAGCCGGCTGGCTCCAGGCCCAGGCCCCTGAGTAAACTGAAGGAGCATCCCGCATGTCGCTCCCTGAAACCCTCCTGGGCATCGGGATCGGCATGGGGTTGAGCGGGCTGAGCGCCCTGATCCCCGGGCTCCATCCTTACAACCTGGTCGCCGCTATGATCTTCGGTCTCCCGCGGAACGGATGGCCTTTCCCCGAAGACCTCGGATGGGGGCTGGGGATCGGCGTCGCCGTGGGATACGCCTTCTTCCACCTGGCCCCGGCCGTGTTCTATCAGACTCCCGATGAAGGGGCGGCCGGATTGCTCCTGCCAGCCCAGAAGGCGCTCCGGGAAGGCTGGGGGCTGGAAGCCGTCTGGTGGTCTGGATGGGGCGCGTGGGGCGCCTTGCTTCTGATGTGCCTTTCCGCTCCCCTCTGGCCGCGCGGATGGGCCGTGTTGCGGGCGGTGTTGACGCCGCATATGGGCTGGCTCCTGCTGGCCATTACCGCCTTTATGCTGCTCTCCGAATGGCCCTGGGGCTATGAGCGATTGCCCACGCCCGGCCAGCGCCTGCGAGCGGTCTGGCTGCGCCTCGGGTCGGGCCTGCTCACGTTCCTCCTCTCGGGATTGCTGGGCGTTCTCCTCCTCTCCCGGAATCCGCTCACCGGTCCCTTGGCCCACCAGCCCCTCGTCCCCGCCTTCCTAGGCCTGTTCGCCATCCCCGGGCTTGTGCAGGGGCTGATCGGATCCCGGCCTCCCCAGGCAGCGGCTGGGGAGAAGCCCCTGTTGCCGGGAGTCTGGATCCGCGGGCTGGGCGCCGGGTTGCTGGGCGGGGCGTTTGCGGTCATCTTCCCGGGCGTGACCGCCGGGATCGGTGGACTGCTGGCCGGCCACGCCACCGCCCAGCGGGATGAGCGGGCCTTCCTGGTCTCTCAGGGCGCCGCCCGCGCCTTTTACATCATCGGGAGCTTCTGGTTGCTCCTCCTGCCGGATGCGCCCACCCTGCGAGGCGGGCTCAGCGCGATGCTGGCTCCCTGGGTAGGGCCCGCCACTCCGGCGCGGTATGCGACCGTGGTTGGGGCTACGGGACTTGCCGGGGCGCTCGCTTTCGGGCTGCTGAGGCCTCTGGCCCGGGGGATGGAGAAGTGGTCAGCGCATCCATCCTGGCGTTGGGCTTACGCAGGAGCGTTGGGATTCATCCTGCTGAGCACAGGCGCTCTGGGGGGATTCCCGGGGGTCTGCGTCCTCGCGGCCGCTGCCGGCATCGGGTGGCTGCCGGGGCTCACCGGGAGCCGTCGCCTGAACACCCTGGGAGTGGTCCTGATCCCCCTGTTGCTCCGGAGGTTCGGGCTGGAAGGAATGATCGGACAGGCGCTGGGCCTCTATTGATGCGCCCATCCGCACAAAATGAAGGTCCTTCCAGAGGTTGAGAGCCGGGTCGACTCCCAAAGCCCACGAGAGGAAACCCGCTGTGGCCTCCCGGGATAAGGCATCAAACATCCCTTTACAGGCCCTCGGGGCCTGCTCGGGCCACTGCGGTGGTCGCAGGAAGGCCGGCGCAGAGGAACCTCAAGCGGCTTCGGAACGGATGCGGTACCGGCAGGCTGGATCGCCGTGGACGATGCATGAAACCCGTTCGGCCGGCGCTCCGAACAGCTCCTCCATCAGCGCGGCATCCAGCGCGCAGAGCTCCTCTCGCTCCCGGGCGACCTCCAGATAGGGACAGTTCCGGATCTCCACCCAGATTGGCCTGTCCCCCGATGCCTCCAGTCGGGCCAGATAGCCCTTCTCATTCAGGAAAGCGATGGCGGCAGAGAGCCGGTCCCGGCCGATCCTGCCATGAAGATGGGCTTCCTGGCTCATGCGGCAGGCGACCTGTCGGATTTTGTCCGGGGACATGGTGAGGGGGAGAAGGTGGCGGACCAGCCCTTCGTAGTTTCGGGGGAACAGGCGGTTTGCCGCCTCGGTGAGGGTGAAAACAATACGTGGACGACCGCGCCCGTTACGGAGCGTGCGAACCTCGCGGATCAGGCCATCTGCTCGAAGCGCCCGGAGGTGATGTCGGATGGTCACCGCCCGGAGATCGAGTTGGGTGGCGAGTTCGATGGCCGTGGCTTCCCCTTTCTCGCGCAAAATCTGCAGAATGCGAGTCCGCGTGTCCGACATGGGCCGCCTCCTGAGGGGCAGGAAGGCTGATGCCTGCCCGGGATCTGCGCATCGCCGACCACCCTGCCACCCTTTCCATGGAAAAGCATAACGGAAAGCGAGGCGAGAGGTCAATGGACGGGGCGTTGCGGTTTAGAGGTTCGGACAGCAGGGAAGATCGGCGGTCAGCGTCTCAGTGGCCTGGGGGGGCTGCAGTGCTCCTCCCGCTCCGGAACCCGCTCCCGGTGGATTTCGCGCGAGGGTTGCTTGAACGGTCCTCGTATCTGGGCCCCATCGTACAGCTGGCCGTCCGGCAGGAGGCCGCCAGGCCCGACATGGCTCTCATGGCCCTTCGATGAGGACTCGATGGGGATCCACGCGGTTGTTCAGGGGAGCGATCTCAACGTCTTCGTGGATCAGGCCAGCCCAGAAGTAGAGGGGGTTGCGCGGCGGCACATAGGTGATCCGGATGCAGCCGGTCACGAGGGCCGTCCGGCCCGCCGGCAGGTAATAATACGGCCGTCCATCGATGATCCGCACCTCGAGATCCTCCGGGCGGCCCACCGCCCAGCGGAAGGGGTAGTTCCGCAGGGAGGTGTCGAAGTCGATGCCCACCCGCCAGGCCCCGGATTCCTCCGCCCAACCCTCGGGGCGGCCCGGCCGTGGCGCGTTAAAGGTCTGATCCAGATCATAACACGTCCCGGGGGGCGGCCCGCTGGTCCGGATCGGGACCGAGCCGTAGTTGTGCACGGTCAACGTGAAATAGAGAAAGCCGCCCAGGTTAACGGGGATGTAGTCGCCGGTTCCGGAGGAGATGTCGGAACGGAATTCCACTCGTCCGTTGAGGATCTCCGCCCGCGGCACGCCGCCCTCACGGATGGTCAGGGTCCCGGTCGCCACATCCCGGAGTCCCAGGGCGTCCTCGGCCACCGCGTAGACCGTGTAGGTCCCGTCAGGCGGCGGCTCCTGGCCCCGATCGACGCCGGCGTCGTAATCGAACACATGGCATCCGGCTTCGCCGGGCTTGCGCAGCTGCACTTCCTTGCGGGGAACCGGATAGCGGACGCCATCGGTGCCTTCCAGGTAGACGGTCAGCTGCGCCGGCCGGTTGACGCAGACGTTGATCGTGGCCCGGTCGCTCAAACCGTCCCGGTTGGGCGTGATCTCGGGGGGCGAGACGCTGAACCCGGTGATCTGGAGGGGCTGAGGGTTTGATCCGCGGATGGTGAGGGTGCCGGTGATGCGGGCCGTTTCCGCCGCATCCCGCGCTTCCACCACCCAGGTGTAGCGGCCATCGGGGAGCAGCTGGTTCTCCACCACGCCGTTGAACAGCACCTCATACTCCCCCTGGGGTCGGCGTTGTTCCTTCCGGAAATAGTGGGGCGCGCCATCCGCCCCGAGGAAATAAATCGAGACGGTGGCGTTGCGGCTCAAGGCGTAGCGGATCACGACCACATCGTTATGGCCATCGGCGTCCGGCGTCAGCAGATCCGGCGTCACCGAGGCCGCGCGCAGCAGCGGCGCGGGCTGGCAGGCGATCAGGAGGGCGAGGGCCAGCCCGGCGCCTATCCAGAACCGAAATCCCGGAGCGAAGATTCGGAGCATTCGGATTCCATCCTGAGCGCTCTGCATACAGGCTTCACCCGAACGGACTATGATTCCCGTTCATGGCCCCGGAAGACCAGGCGAAGGGGGGTTCCAGTGAAGGGATACCGGGCGCGGATCCGATTCTCCAGATAGCGCTCATACGAGAAGTGAACCAGGTCCGCGTCGTTGACGAAGAACACGATCGTCGGCGGATCGGTGCGGGCCTGAGTGACGTAATAGATCTTCAGCGGCCGGCCTTTTCGAGAGGGTGGGGGCTGTTCCTCCAACGCCTCGCGGATGAGCCGGTTCAGCTCGGAGGTGCTCAGGCGCATGTGCCGCTCCTGATACACCTGGAGGGCCAGGGGGAGCAATCCCGGAACCCCATAGCCGGTTTTCGCGGACACAAAGCGGATCGGCGCGTAGTCCAGGAACTTCAGGGTCTGGCGGATGTGCTGAATGAAGTCTTCCGGCTTCACCCGGGGCCGCCCCTGCTCGTCCAGCATCAGGTCCCATTTGTTGACCACCAGGATCACGCTTCGCGCTTCATCCACCGCTATCCCGCCGATCACCGCATCCTGATGGGTGACGCCCTCCTTTGCGTCCAGAACCAGGAAGACCACATCGCTTCGCTGGATCGCGCGCAGGGCCCGCAGGACGCTGTAGCGTTCAATGCCGGGCTGGATCTGCCCCCTGCGTCGGATCCCGGCGGTGTCGATGAGGATGATCCTCTTCCCCTCCCATTCGATCGGCGTATCGATCGCATCCCGGGTGGTCCCCGGGATCGGGCTGACGATCACCCGTTCCTCGCCCAGGATGGCGTTCAGGAGCGAGGATTTCCCGACGTTCGGACGGCCGACAATGGCGATGCGGATCCCCTCTTCCTCTTCCACCTCGGCCAGGCCCGGGAGGGCGGCGACGATGGCGTCCAGGAGCTCGCCGATGCCGGTGCCGTGGAGGGCGGAGATGGGATAGACTTCGCCCAGGCCCAGCCGGTAGAACTCCACGGCGGCCCCGCGGAGCGTCTCGTTATCCGCCTTGTTCGCCGCCACCAGGACCGGCTTTCGGGTCCGCCGGAGGATTTCGGCCACCGCCTCATCGGCGGCGGTCAGACCGGCCTGGACGTCGACCACCAGCACCAGGACGTCGGCCTCCGCGATGGCGATCTCCGCCTGAGCCCGGATCTGGGGGATGAAGGCGGCGGAATCTTCCGCGAGGGGTTGGGTGGGGCGGAGGCCGGCCTCCGCCTTCGGGGGCAACACCTCCAGCCCCCCGGTGTCCACCAGGGTGAACGCGAAGCCATTCCAGATCACCTCCCCATGAAGGCGATCCCGCGTCGTCCCCGGGCGTTCGTCCACCAAGGCCAAGCGCTGACCGATCAACCGGTTGAAGAGCGAGGATTTGCCGACGTTGGGTCGCCCGACCAGGGCGACCATTGGCTTCCGGGTCGCCATGATGAAACCTGGTTCCTTTTTCTCTTACGAAAAAATTCGGGAAGCCTATCCCTGAAAAGGGATCCGGGTCGGGTCTTCGCATGCTGTGCGGGGCGCATTGCCGCAAAGCGCTGCGATGTTCAGGAGGCCCATGGCCTCAGTATAATAGCAGGAGATCGGTGGGAACGAAAAGATTCCCATCCTGGCTCGATCCAATGGGGTCGGGCTTCCCATCTTTACGGAGGCTTCGATGCGAGAGATCACGGTTGCTGCGGTTCAGATGGATGTGCAGTTGAACGCGGTTGAGGACAATGTGGCGCGGATGGCCGAGTGGATCGCCCGGGTTGCCAGCGAGCAGCGGGTCGATCTGATCGTCTTCCCCGAGCTGGTGACCACCGGCTACGAGTGTGGGGCTCGTTTCACCGAGTGGGCCCAGCGCATCCCGGGGCCTTCCACCCATCGCCTCGCCCAGCGGGCCAGAGAGTTCGGGGTCCACGTGGTGTTCGGGATGGCGGTGCGCGAGCGGGTGGAGACCATCCTGTATAACTCCGCGGTGGTGATCGGCCCCGATGGGGAAACCCTGGGCGCCTATCACAAAGTTCATCTGAAGGGGGAAGAGCGCTTGCTGTTCCGGGGTGGCTATCGGTTCCCGGTTTTCGAAACCGGGTTCGGGATGCTGGGGGTGTTGCTGGGCTGGGATCTCCTGTTCCCGGAGGCCGCCCGGGTGCTGGCGCTGAGCGGGGCGGAGCTCCTGGCGGTCCCCGCCGCCTGGGAACAGCCCCTGCGGGAGGAGTGGCGGATCCTGACGCGGGCACGGGCGCTGGAGAACACGTTCTTCCTGGTGGGCGCGAACCGGGTCGGCAAGGAGGTGACCTATGAGTTCGTGGGCGATTCGCTGATCGTTGGGCCTCGGGGTCAGATCTTCGCCTCGCTGGATGAGCCTACCGAGGGCTATGTGGTGGCCCGCATTGATTTAGAGGAAGTGCGACGACAGCGGGAGGAGCTGCAGGTCCTTCAGGCCCGCCAGCCCAACAGCTACCGTTTGCTGGCGCGGCCGTATTAAGCGGTCCACCCCCTGTAAGGCAACTGCAAGCAGTTGCCCTACGTGGATCGGCCCTCCCCTCCACCCGGGATGCAGGAGGATCGGGATGAACGCGGAACGCTGGCGGGAAGTCGCAGCGCCGTGGCTGACCGGCCTGGCACGTTTCCTGGATCGGCTGGGGATTCATCCCCATGTCCTCACGGTGCTGGGCTTTCTGTTCAGCCTGGGGGCAGGGCTGCTGACCGGGCTGGACCTTCGAGGAGGGGCGGCGCTGTTGTGGGTCCTGGGCGGGTTGTGCGATGCGCTGGACGGCGCGCTGGCCCGTCTTTCCGGAAAGGCCTCGCCGTCCGGGGCTTTCCTGGATTCCACCCTCGATCGTTACAGCGATGCGGCGATCCTCCTGGGCCTGGGGGCGGCATGGCAGCGGGCCGGCGTCGCCTGGGGAGGATGGATCGCTGGCGTGGCCCTGCTGGGCGCCCTGATGGTCAGCTACACCCGGGCGCGAGGAGAGGGCCTGGGGATCTCCCTCCGTGAGGGGCTTTTCACCCGATTGGAGCGCTTCCTCCTCATCCTGGTCGCGTTGCTCACCGGCTGGTATGGGCCGCTGCTGATCCTGTTCGCGATCCTCGCTCATCTCACGGCGCTTCAGCGCACCTGGCAGGCGCTACGGGCGCTGAGCCCCCTGGAGCCTCGTCAGCCATGATCTATGCGGAAGGGCTTCGTAAGGTCTTCGAAACAACCGTCGCGGTGGAGGAAGTCAACCTGGAGGTGCGGCCCGGCGAGATCGTCGCGCTGCTGGGCCCCAATGGGGCCGGGAAGACGACCACGGTCCGGATGCTCGCGGCGCTGCTGCGGCCCACCGCTGGCCGGGCCATCGTGGCCGGCTACGACACGATGGAATCCCCCCGGGAGGTCCGCCGCCGGGTGGGATGGCTGGGGGAGCTCCCGGGCCTCTATCTGCGGATGACCGGTGAGGAGTATTTGGCCTTCTTCGCCGATCTCTACGAGGTGCCGCGCCCGATTTTCCACCAGCGGCTGGAGGCCTGGCTGGATCGGCTGGGTCTTCGAGAGGCGCTGCGCCAGCGGATCGCCACGTATTCCAAGGGGATGCGGCAGAAGCTCGCCCTCCTGCGGGCTTTTCTCCATCAGCCCCCGGTGCTGCTGCTGGATGAGCCCACTTCGGCGATGGACCCGGAAAGCGCGCAGATCGCCCGGGAGATGATCCGCTCCTTTGCCGAGAGCGGCCACGCCGTCCTCCTGTGCACCCATAATCTCTACGAAGCCGAAGCTCTGGCGGACCGGATCGCGATCCTCCACCGGGGGCGGATCCGGGTGGAGGGAAGCCCTCAGGCCCTGCGGGAGCGTTTCATGGGACCGCCGGTCTATGAGCTCCGCCTGGCAGGACCGGTGGAGGAGGCATGGAGGGTGCTCCCCCCGGGCCTGCCCGTGGTGGCCCAGGGGCCGAACTGGATCCGTTATCGGGTTCAGGAGCCAGAAAGAGAGAACCCCCGGATTCTGGCTGCGGTGGTGGCCCGGGGGATCCCGGTGATCTCCCTGGCCGAAGTCCCTCGCCCTCTCGAGACGGTCTACCTGCAGATCTTGAGCGGGGGGCTCTCTGGGGACACCACCGCGTCATCAGCGGATGAGGGAGCCTGTGCGATCGGGAAGCATCGCCCATGTTCCGCAAGCGCCCCTTCCGCCCGCCTCCCCGCAGGGGCAATCCCCCACGAAGGAGAAGGACGGAGCGCTAAGGCCCGAACCGCCGGATGGGATCTCCAACGATGGATCCGGGGAACGTGGGGGGTTTTCCGGCGGGACGTGGTGGACATCCTGAGGGACTGGCGGCTGATGACCCCGCTGGCGCTTCTGCTGCTGATCTTCCCTTTGCTCTCCATGTTCTCCGCCGAGGCGGCCACCCGGTATGTGGCTCAGTTCGGCGCCCAGCTCATTGGCGAGCGGCTGTTGCCCTTTCTGGCTCTGGCGACCGGTTTCCTCCCGCTGACGGTCTGCCTGGTCATCCCCCTGGAGACCTTTGTGGGGGAGAAGGAGCGGCGGACCATGGAGCCGCTGCTGGCCGCTCCGCTAAGCGATCTGCAGCTCTACATCGGGAAGGGGTTGGCAGCCCTGGCGATCCCTACTGCCACCTCGCTCCTGGGGGTGACGATCTATCTCCTCATCTTGATCCTGCGGGGCGCCTGGGTTTTCGACCTTGCCACATGGCTGGCCCTCTATAGCATCCTGTTCCTGCA
The Thermoflexus sp. genome window above contains:
- a CDS encoding ATP-binding cassette domain-containing protein codes for the protein MIYAEGLRKVFETTVAVEEVNLEVRPGEIVALLGPNGAGKTTTVRMLAALLRPTAGRAIVAGYDTMESPREVRRRVGWLGELPGLYLRMTGEEYLAFFADLYEVPRPIFHQRLEAWLDRLGLREALRQRIATYSKGMRQKLALLRAFLHQPPVLLLDEPTSAMDPESAQIAREMIRSFAESGHAVLLCTHNLYEAEALADRIAILHRGRIRVEGSPQALRERFMGPPVYELRLAGPVEEAWRVLPPGLPVVAQGPNWIRYRVQEPERENPRILAAVVARGIPVISLAEVPRPLETVYLQILSGGLSGDTTASSADEGACAIGKHRPCSASAPSARLPAGAIPHEGEGRSAKARTAGWDLQRWIRGTWGVFRRDVVDILRDWRLMTPLALLLLIFPLLSMFSAEAATRYVAQFGAQLIGERLLPFLALATGFLPLTVCLVIPLETFVGEKERRTMEPLLAAPLSDLQLYIGKGLAALAIPTATSLLGVTIYLLILILRGAWVFDLATWLALYSILFLHAVVMVSGAIVVSTQSNSVRGANLLASFIILPISMLLIFESSLLFWGSYRTLVVVLCVLLIYAILLVRMGIALFNREQLLSAEFDTLDLGGILRGFWQAFWRGDPAQPVSSPWDHIRQPVQRSAGALITLAALGGMGWGIAWLGLPSLGLSPDEILRQLPSVGSPSPQVLEHGAWFPFSPWWIFLHNLRALVINTLIGVITLGLWVAFYPVGLMGLIGLLLRTLFARDP